The Fundidesulfovibrio terrae genomic sequence ACTGCTTGTCCTTTTGATGGGAACCTGGGCGTTGGCCCAGGCTCCCACCACACCCCAGGTTTCAGATCAGAAACCGGCCCCAACCCCGGTTCCGGCAGGCGTGGCCGACACGGTCCGGGGGGAGGTCACGGCGGGTTTCCCCGGGACGCAGTTGCGAAAGCTCGCGGCGAACGAGGTGGTCTACAACGGTGAGACCGTGTCCACTGACCGGAAGGCTTCGGCTCAGATCCGCCTGGCAGACGGCACGCTCCTGTCCCTGGGCGAGCAAAGCAGCATCGAGATCGTGGACGCCGCCTACGACCCGGACCACCCCGATGCCTCCAGCGCGGTGTGCAAGCTGGGGCGGGGCGTGTTCCGCTGCCTGACCGGCCAGGTCATCACCACCCAACCGGAGCACTTCCGGTTGGAGACACCCCTGGCCGTGATCGGGGTGCGCGGCACCGAACTGGGCGTGACCGTGGGCGCGGATTCCGTTGAAACAGCCGTATTCTCGGGAGGCCCAGGCTTCGTCACCGACAGGGAAGGCGGCGCGCCGGCCCAGGTGCTGGCCGGCCAGGGGCTGGGCAAGACGCGCGGCATGGCCCTCGGCCAGGCCACGGCCATCTCCGGGCGGTTGCGGGCCCTGATGGCCCGGGTGCCCTTGCGGATGACCCCGGGCGGGCCTCATGTCCCGCCTGGCATGACCCGGGGCAAGGCCAAGCCGCCGCGACTGGCCGACCTGGCGCCCAAGTCTTCCGGAGTGCAGGGGGCGAAGAACGCGAGCCGCAAAGGCCTGAAGGGTTCCGGCGCAGCCGGAGGCAGCGGCAGTGGCGGGTTCAAGGCGTTCGAGGACAAGATCAAAGGCGCGGCCAAGGCTGCGGGCCGCGTAGTCGAGGGAGCGGCCAAGGGAGCCCGGGAAGCGGTTCACGGTTCCGGCAACCGTTCCCGGGGCGGAGAACTCCGCGGTTCCGGCAAATCCGGGGGTTCAGGCCGGGAAAGCACCCGGTCCAAGCCTTCCGGACGTGAGACCGAGTTGCCCGGCAAACCTGGCGGCGGCGAAGGCAAGGGAGACGGCGGTGCTAAACGCTAACGACACCATCGCGGCCATCGTCACCGCTCCCGGCCGGGCCGGGGTGGGCATCGTGCGCGTAAGCGGCCCCCAGGCCCGCCCCCTGGCCGAGCGCCTGTTCCGCTCCGCCAAGGAAGGCTTCTCAGGGCTCAAGCCCTACCGCCTGCACCACGGAATGCTCCTGGACGCCGGGGGCCGCCCCCTGGACGACGTGCTCTGCGCCTTCATGCCCGGCCCCAATTCCTATACCGGCGAGGACGTGGTGGAGTTCAACTGCCACGGCACCCCCGCGGTGCTGCGCGCGGTCCTTGGAGCGGCCCTGTCCCTGGGGGCCAGGCACGCCGAGCGCGGCGAGTTCACCAAGCGGGCCTTCCTGTCCGGACGGATGGACTTGAGCCAGGCCCAGGCCGTGGCCGAGCTGGTGGCCGCCGACACCCTGGCCGGGGCCGGACTGGCGCTGGCCCGCCTGGAGGGGGTCATGGCCCGGCGCGTCTCCGAGCTACGCTCCCGCCTGGAGGGGCTGCGGGTGCAGATCTGCCTGGCCGTGGACTTCCCCGAGGAAGAGGTGGATTGCCTGGAGCCCGCGTCCTTCCTGGAGGCCGTGGGCCAGGTGACGGAGCAGATCGGCGTTCTGGTCGCGGCCCACGGGCGGGCCAGGCCGTTTCGGGAAGGGGCCTTGGCCGTGCTGGCCGGGCCGGTGAACGCGGGAAAATCGAGTCTCCTGAACGCCCTTATCGGCCGGGAGCGGGCCATAGTCTGCGACGCACCCGGCACAACCCGCGACTTTCTCGAGGAACAGCTGGACCTGGGGGGCCTGCCGGTGCGCCTGGTAGACACCGCCGGGCTTCGCGCCACCGACGACCCCGTGGAGCGCGAGGGCGTGGCCCGCTGCCAGCGCCTGGTGGAGGAGGGGCGGGTGGTGCTCCTGGTGCTGGACGGCACCAGGGACTTCGACCTGGCTTCCCTGGAGGGCGAATGCGGGCCGGTCCCCCTGGACCCGGACCGGGTGCTGGGCGTCATCAACAAGGCCGACCGGCCCCCGGCGGCGGATGATCCGTACGTCCGGCTGGAGCGGGCCGGGATCGAGGTCCTGCGCGTCAGCGCCCGCACCGGGCATGGTCTCGAGGAACTGTGCGCCGCCCTGCGCCGCCGCCTGCTGTCGGGATCGGACGCTCCGCCCGACAGCGAGCCCGTGCCCAACGACCGGGAGTGCGCCCTGCTCAGGCAGGCCGCCTCGGAGCTCGACGAGCTGTCCGCAGGGGTTGCGGCCGGATTGCCCCCGGACCTCCTGGGCGTGCGGCTTGAGAGCGCCTGCGCTCACCTGGGGGGCATCACCGGCGAGATCACCCCGGACGAGGTGCTGGGGACCATCTTCGACGGATTCTGCATCGGCAAGTAAGGCCGGGAGTCGTTTTTCCGTTCCCTTTTGGACCCTTCCGGTCTATTGAGTGTCGGGGAGGTCCCGGCATGCAGGAACTCGCGGCGGATTATCTGGAGCATTTCACCGTGGACATCGGCGAGGTCATCCACGTCGATCTGGACGAATCCGCGCCGGAGGATCTCTTGGAACTCGATCGGCTCGTCCGGGACATGTTCGGTCCCGGCAAGCAGGTCTGCTTGTATGAGGCGCTCAGCACGGCGGCGGAATCCGAATTCCCCCCCTGTGCCGAGATAGACGAAAAGGTTTGTCCCCTGGACCTCTATTTCGTGGTGGTGGATTTCCTGGGAAACCGGGCTGTTCCCACCGACGGAGGCGTTTGATGCGATTTGCCGGCAGCACCTTGAAATTCCTTGTGATCGGCGTCATTCTCTCCCTGGTACTGGGCGTGGCCGCCTGGGCTCAGGAAGCCCCGGCCGGTGATGCCCCTGCCCCGGCGGACGCGGCCGCACCGGCCAAGCCCGCCAAGAAGCACGCCAAGCCCGCCCCTAAACCGGCCAAACCTGCGCTCAAGCCCGGCGAGGTGGTTCCCTTCGACCAGGCCGGACCGTCCGACCAGCCCGCTGCGGCCGCTCCGGCGGCAGCTGCGCCTGCTCCGGCGGCCTCCGACACGGGCGCCGCGGCCAAGGCCGCCGATGCTCCTTCCGCTCCTGTCGCGCCCGTCGCTCCCGTGGCCCCGGCGCTGCCCGCGGCCAAGGGTGCGGGCAAGCAGGCCGCCAAGGCCCCGGCCATCCCGGCGGCTTCATCCGACGAGGCTCCCGGCCAGATTCGCCCGCAAAAGGTTCCGCCCCTTCCGGCCAGGTCCAAAGTGTCCGGAGGCAAGCTGGTTATCGGCGCGCTCCTGCCCCTCACCGGTCCCCTGTCCCCCCAGGGGCAGAGCTCCAAGGCGGCCATCGAGCTGGCCGTGGCCGACGTCAACGGCTATCTGGCCGAGAGCGGCTCCTCGGAGCGGGTGTCCGTGGCCATCGAAGACACCGGCTCCAGCGGCCCCAAGGCCCTGGACCGCATCAAGGCCCTGTCCGTGGCGGGCGCGCGCCTGATCATCGGACCGTACAGCGACAACGAAGTGGACGCCGTCCTCGATTTCGCGACCAAGAACGGCATGGTCCTGCTCTCCCAGGGCAGCGCCGGGCCGTACCTGGCCAAGCCCGGCCGCAACCTCTTCCGCTTCAGCCCCTCGGATGCCTTCCAGGCCGAGGCCCTGGCCGTGCTGGCCTCCCAGGAAGGGTGCACCCAGCTCATCACCATCTGGGAGGGGGACATGTACGGCGACGAGCTGATCACCCACATCAAGGGGCAGTTCGCCAACCAGGGTGGGCAGGTGCTCGCGGGCACCCGCTTCCGTCCCGAGGTGAGCCAGTTCGCTACCTACGTGGCCGACCTGAAGGGCCAGATCGACAAGCAGGTGAAGGACAAGAAGAAGCTGGCCATCGTGGTGGCCGCCCGGGGCGCCCAGACCGCGGGCATCCTGCGCGAGGCCGCCAAGCTGGCCGGGATGGACGAAGCCAAGTGGTACGGCGGCGACGACTCGGCCCTGCGCGGCTCCATCATCGAGGACAAGACCGTGGCCGCGTTCGCCGCCAAGGTGCGCATGGCCTTCGCCCGCTACGGCGAGACCGGCACCGGCCTCTACACCGAGGTGGAAAAGCGCATCGAGGAGCGCATTCAGGCCTTCGTGGACACCCAGGCCGTGGTGGCCTACGACCTGATCTGGCTGGGCGCGTTCACTGCCCTGGCCTCGGGCGATGACGCGGCCGCCCTCAAGAAGGCCATCCCTGCCACGGCGGAGCGTTTCTACGGCGCCAGCGGCTGGATGGCCCTCAACGAGTACGGCGACCGTCGCGAAGACTACGACTTCGACTTCTGGACCATCAAGAACATCGACGGCAAATTCTACTGGGTCAAGACCGCTCGCTACCAGTTCGATCCGGGCAGCGTGAAGCAGCTCATCATCAACGCCCCCGAGAAGGACTAGGCGTAAGCCCGGCGCATTCGAGAAACCAAGGCCCGGAGGGACAGCGTCCCTCCGGGCCTTTTTCATCGGAGTTGGTTGCCGGTCCGCCGGCCGGGCTTCCCGCTTCGCACCGAGGCCGGAAGCGCCGCGCCCTCATTGTCCAGTCGGGGGCTACCGGGGAATATCCAGCGGCAGGCTCACGATGAAGGACGAGCCCTTCCCCTTGGTGGAATCGACGCAGATGGAGCCGCCGAACAGGTCCACCACCCCCTTTACGATGGTCAGCCCCAGCCCCGCGCCCTTGCGGCGCAGGTGGCCCTCCTGACACATCTGGGAGAACTGGTCGAACATGAAGCGGGCGTCGGCCGGGTCGAAGCCGATGCCGGTGTCGGCGACATCGATGATGGCCGTGATTCCTCCGTCGGGCTTTCGCACGTGGGTCAGGTGGAGTTTCACCGAACCGGAGGCGGTGAACTTGATGGCGTTGGACAGAAGGTTGCCGAGCACCTGGCGGAATTTGACCTCGTCGCAGAGCACGGCCTTGGGGAACCCCCGGCTCGTGCGGACGGACAGGGTGATGGCGCTTCGCCTGGCCTGTTCGCTGTGCAGCTCAGCCATGGATTGGGCGATGGCGGACAGGTTGAGCGCCTGCAGCCGGAGCGAATCCTTGCCGGATTCTATCTTGGCGAAATCGAGCAGGTTCTTGGCCAGCTCCAGCACGATTTCACAGGCGTCGGACGCCCGTGTGGCGTATTCCTGCTGTTGCGGGGTCAGGCCGGATTTGCGCAGCAGCTGGATCATGCCCATGACCCCGATGAGGGGCGAGCGCATGTCGTGGCTGAGCACGGCCAGGATGTTCCTGCTGAACTCCTTGGCCTTCTTTTCCGCCTCGACCACGGCCTCGCGGCAACCGCTGCAGGCGTGCAGGTCTCGCGCAGGGGTCATGATGCCTTCGATCCAGGAGGGTTTCCCGGATGCGTCGTGCATCAGCTTGCCGATAATGGATATGCGGATGGGAGTCGGGGCGATGTCCACCAGGTTGCAGGTGACATCGAGGGCGTCGCCGGAGGTCATGCAGTGGGTGAAAGCCTGTTGGAACGCGGGCCAGTCCGCCTGCTGGATCAGGTTTTCCCATTTGAACTCGGCGTCGATCCGGGACAGCGGCCCGCTTGCCGGTTTGTGCAACAGGAAGGAGAGGTGGTTTTCCGTCAGCGAGCCATGACCTCCTGCCTCGGTCAGAAAGCTGGCGGCGGTGGTGTCCTGCGACGGGGGGTCGGCTGTTCGCTCCGTGGAGGTCAAAGCGTATCCTCCTTGCCGAGCCGAGGGCTGCGGAGTTTTGCTTGTAGCGAGGAACCTATTGGGGTGGAACAGGCCATACAGGCTGTGGCCATGACTATAGGCGGCAAGGTTGAGCAACGCAAGCCGGTTTTGAATAGAAATATCAGCTGGTTGGTTCGGGAGGGATTCTTGCGGGCGCGTGTCGTCGCGCGCGCCCGGCCGCAAGGCGGGCGTTTGGGACGGGTACCGCGACGCCCCGTCCCAAGCCTCTCTCGCAGGCCTCCGGCGCGGTCAGCCGGAGCGCTTGCGGCCCTTGCCGCCTTTATCACCTCTGCCGCCCTGGCCGCCCTTGCCCCTGGGCTTGCCCGTGAACTTCCTGCGCTGGCGGTGCGACAGATTCAGGTTCTCGTCCCCGGCCAGCTTGAGGTTCACCTCAAGCCTCCCCAGGTGCACGTCGGTGAGCTCCACCGAAACGTGCTGGCCCAGGCGGTAGCGGCGTCCGGTCCGCTGCCCCAGAAGCTCCTGCCGCTCGGGGAACAGGGCGTAATAGTCGTCGGTGAGCGTGGACAGGCGCACCATCCCCTCGGCCATGACGTCGGTGAGCTCCACCCAGAACCCGAAATCCGACAGCGAGGAGATGACCCCCTCGAAGGTCTGCCCCACCTTGTCCTCCAGGAAGAGCACGGTGATGCGCTTGAGGATCTCGCGCTCGGCCTCCATGGCCACGCGTTCGCGCTGGCTGATGTTCTCGCACACGGCCTGCATCTTGCGCGCGGGCAGGGGGGGCTCGTCCCCGCGCAGCACGGCCTTGAGCCCCCGGTGCACCATGAGATCGGCGTAGCGCCGGATGGGCGAGGTGAAGTGGCAGTAGCACTCCGAGGCCAGTCCGAAGTGGCCCAGGTTCTGGGTGTGGTACTTGGCCTGCATCATGGAGCGCAAAAGCAGCCTGCTGGTGAGGAATTCCATGTCCGTGCCCGCGGCCTTGGCCAGGATGGCCTGGATGCCCTTGGCCGTCGGCTGCGGAGGCAGCGACAGGCCGAGTTCGGTGCGCTTGAGCACGGAAAAGAGCGTCTCCAGCTTGTCCGGGTCCGGCTCGGGGTGGATGCGGTAGGGCACGGGCGCGCCGTGTTCGGTGAGGAACCGGGCCACGGCCTCGTTGGCCGAGATCATGAACTCCTCGATGATCTGGTTGCCGAAGTGGCGCTCGCGCGGGCGTATCTCCACGGCCTCGCCCTGGAGGTTGAAGAGAATCTCCGGCTCGGGCAGGTCGAAGTCCAGGCTGCCGCGCTCCACCCGCCGCTCATGGATGGCCCGGGCCAGCTTTTCGGCCGTCTCCAGCATGGGCAGCACGTGGGCGATATCCCGGCGCACCTCCTGGTCGTCCAGGAAGAGCGCCTGGTTCACCTGGGTGTAGGTCAGGCGGGCCTTGCTGAGGATGACGGCGTTGTAGAAGCGGCTCTCGCCGGGCACCCCGTCCGCCGAATAGACGGTCTCCACCACCATGGACAGGCGCGGCACGCCGGGATTCAAGCTGCACAGGCCGTTGGAGAGCGCCTCCGGGAACATGGGCTCCACGGATTGCGGGAAATAGTATGAGTTGCCGCGCTCCTGGGCTTCGCTGTCCAGGGGCGAGCCCTCGGGCACGTAGTGGGCCACGTCGGCGATGGCCACGAACAGGACGTATCCGGAGCCCTTCTCCGTAACGAGGATGGCGTCGTCGAAGTCCCGGGCCTTGACCCCGTCGATGGTGACGAAGGTCATATCGCGCAGGTCGCGGCGTCCGGCGAAGTCCTCCTCGCCGGGAGCCTGGGGCAGGAGCGCCGCCTGTTCCAGGCAGCGCACCGGGAAGGGGCCGGGGATGGAGTGGTTCAGCTTGACCAGCTTCTCCTGCACGGCCACGTCGTTCTCGTTGCCCAGGGATTCGACCATCTCGGCGGCGTAGAGCTGGTGGTCGAGCTTTTCCCCGGCGGTGAGGGTGTAGACGTCACCCACGGCGGGCGGGGTTTCTCCCGGCGCGACCTCCAGGAGCAGGGCGTGCTTGTGGCGCGGGTCCGTGGGGCGGCACAGGTACAGGCCCTGGCGCAGACGGCGCTCCACCCGGCAGGGCAGCGTGGCCGTTTCGCGCTCCAGCACCCGCACCACCCGGCCCTCGCAGTTGACGCCGCGCTGGCGGGTGAGGGCCACGGCCACGCGGTCGCGGTGCCAGGCGTCGCCGAAGTCGCGGGGGTTTACGAAGATGTCCTTGCGGCGCTTGTCGTCGCAGATGACGAAGCCCACGCCCGAACGCTGGATCTCCAGCCTGCCGGTGAAGAGGCGCATGCTCTCGGCCAGGCCCCAGGCCCCCTGGAGTTTGATGAGGCGTCCGGACTCGGTGAGCTGGTCCAGGATGTGGATGAGCTTGGCCTTGTGCAGCTTGGGCGCGCCCAGCCCGGCCAGGACGTCCTTGAGCGAGAGGGGCTTGCCCTGGCTTTTGAAGAGCCGGAGCACTGCCGTGGAATCGAACGAGCCGTCATGGCGGCGTTTCTTGTCGTGTTTGGCCACGGGGGTGGTGTCCTCGAATCCCGTCCGGAAGTACCGGCGGAGGCAAGAGGTTGGAGGCTTGCGCCAAAGCTTCGCGGCGCTACGCCGTCTCTACCCGGTTTCGCCCGTTGTTCTTGGCCTTGTATAGGGCCGTGTCCACCCGGCGCAACAGCGAATCGATGCTTTCGTCCGGGGCCAGTTCGGCAACGCCGAAGCTGCAGGTGATGTGGATGTCCTCGGGGAAGGGCGTGGATTCCACGATGGCGCGCAGGCGCTCGGCAGACTCCAGGGCGTCCTCCTTGGAGGAGATGGGCGCCAGCAGCATGAATTCCTCCCCGCCCCAGCGCCCGAGGATGTCAGTGTCGCGCACGGCGCGCAGGACGATGCCCGCCAGCTCCTCGAGCACCTTGTCCCCGGCCTGGTGGCCATGGGTGTCGTTAATCTGCTTGAAATGATCGATGTCGAACATGATCAGGGACATGGGCAGGCCGTAACGGCGGAACCGGGCGTGTTCCGCCGTGATGTATTCGGTGAGCCTGAAACGGTTGGCTACTCCGGTGAGGCTGTCCGTGGTGGCTTGGTGGAGCAGCTGGACGCGTTCGCGCTCCAGGGGGGTGATGTCGGTGAAGGTCACCACGACGCGGTCGAGTTCGCGGAAATGCTTGGCCGTAATCCAGAAGGTGTTCTCCTTGGCGCAGGCGTCGCCGGACGGCGAGAAGCAGGCGGTGCGCTGGTGCTGCGCCAGCTCCGGCAGCTGGGAGAGCCAGGAGAAGTCGTTCAGCCGGTAGCGCGTCCCGCCCACGTGCATCTCGTTCATCCGTCCCGGCGCCCCGGCCAGGAGCGACTCCAGGCAGTCCTGCCCCACGAAGGTGAGGAAGGTGCGGTTGGCGTAGTCCACCTTGCCCCCGGACGAGGAGACGATCAGGTGGGGGTTGATGTCGAGCAGATAGGTGAAAAGCTGCCGCCGGGCTTCCTCCTGCTTGCGCTGCATCACTTGGCGCGCGTTTTTGAAGAGAATGGGGGCCATGGCGTCGGGGTCCAGGGGCTTCTGCACGAAGCCGTCCATGCCCACGTCGAGCGCCTGTTGCAGGTAGTGGTCGTCGCTGTAGGCCGTGAGGGCGATGACCGGCGTATCCGGGGATTCCGACTTGATGATGGCCGTCATGGACAGGCCGTCCATGACGGGCATGTTGATGTCGGCCAGCACGATGTCGGGATGCACTTCCCGAAAGATCCGCAGGCCCTCGGAACCGTCGCAGGCGGTGTATACTCGGGCGACCTTGCGCTCGAGCAGGCGGGCGGCCAGTTCGCGCGTCACCCGGTCGTCCTCCACGAAAAGCAGGGTGGTTTGTGAAAGCAGGTCCGCGAGGGCCGGCTCGGACTTGGTCAGGGGCATGGGATGCCTGCCTTCTTGAAATGCGTACTTCGGTGTCACAGGCGAAGATTCACCTTTTCCTTGGTGCCATAAATCGGGTAAGCGTCAAGGAAAAACACGATCCTAAGACTGGAGGAGTGGGAAGCGCATGTCAGCGACAGGGTGTGACGTCATCGGCGAGATCCTCTACGGGAGCGATCTCCCGTTTGAGGCTGTGGACGCGGCGGAAGCCGGACTCAAGGATGCGGTGGAGAACCTGCTGACCGGTTTCGACCCGCTCTACGTGGATTTCCGGGCTTCAGGCGATGGCCTGGGGTTCGTGAGCTCGTTGCGGGAATGCCCCGTGGACGGGCTCGAGGGCGCGTGCGTCGCGCTGTCGCGCCTCCTGGACCCACAGGGCAGGGGGAGGCTGGTGGCGGTGGCGGCCGGTTTGGGGCCCGTGCGCGCCTGGACCTTTTCCGCCCAGGGCTTGGACAAGGCGGAAGCGGCTCGCAAGGGAGGACGCAAGCGTGGATAAGCTGATCGTACAAGACGCCCCCCGGACGCCTGAGCGCGTGCCGTTTCGGCGCATCGTCCAGGAGCGCGGCGAACTGGCCCTCATCGAGGACGGCCCCGTGTTCAACCATCTGGCTTGCTTCACCCTGAAGCCCGGAGCCGGGTTCTTCCGGGGCGGGCACGTGCACCGCTCCAAGGTGGAGCATTTCTACGTGCTCTCCGGCCGGGGCGTTCTCAAGTGGAGCGATCCCGCGACCGGGCAAAAGGGAAGCGAGGAGCTGCGCGCCGGCCACAAGGTGACCATCCTGCCGGGGCTGGCCCACCGCTTCGAGGCGTTGGAGGAGCTGGCCGTTGTGGAGTACTATGAAGGGCTGCACGACCCGGACGACGACAGCCCCTACCATGATTTCGGCTGACGCTTGTGCGAAAAAGAACGATTTTTTTGCTGGTCTCTGCCGTGATTCCGGCTGAGGTTTGGGCAAAAAAGAACGATAGTTTCGCTTCCGATAGTAAAGTTGTAACGAAGGATGGTTTGGTCGTTCGTAATTACGTTTGTCTATGGATTTAGGGGGGGCTATGGGAATCAGGCGCAAGATGTTCCTGCCGTTCGTCGCGGCCACCGTCATCCTGGGTGCCGTTTGTCTGTGGGTGCTTGGCCGCTCGCTTGACGGGGTCGAGGAGAAGTTCGTCGGGCAGATCGTGGCCAGCAAGGCCGGAGAGGTCGAAAACGCCGTCGAGAACGTCTCGCGCATGGCCCTGGAGCAGGCGGTGCTCTTCTCGCAGCTCCCGGGCGTGGTGGAAGCCTACGAGGACGCCCTCGGCGGCGACATCAACAACGAAAAGGATCCCGCCGCCCAGCGCGCCCGCGAGCGCATCCGCAAGGAGACCGCCGGGGCGCTCAAGGGCTATTCCGACAACATGGACGGGCGCAAGTTCCAGCTGCACTACCACCTGCCCAACGCCCGCAGCCTGGTGCGCCTCTGGCGCGACAAGCAGGTGACCCGAAACGGCCAGAAACTGGACATCTCCGACGACATTTCCTCCTTCCGGCCCACCGTCATCGACGTGAACCGCACCGGCAAGTCCGTGAAGGGCATCGAGCTGGGCGAGGGCGGCTTCGCCATCCGGGGCGTGGCGCCGGTGAAGAACGCCCAGGGCAGGCAGTTGGGGAGCGTGGAGGTTCTCGCCGAGTTCGATCCCATTCTGAAGGGGGTCGCCGCGAGCGGGGTGCGGATGCTCCTGTACATGAACTCGGAGTTCCTCCCCATCACAGCGGCTTTGCGTGATCCGGCCAAGAATCCGGTGCTCGGCGGTAAGTTCGTGCAGGTCACAGCCCTTGGCGACAAGGAGGCCGAAAAGCTCGTGACGCCCGAGCTTCTGGCCTCGGGCCAGAAGGCCCTGAGCATCGAACGCCACGGCGAAACGGCCCTGGGAGCCTTTCCCATCAAGGATTACAAGGGCGTTCAGACCGGGGTCATGGTGGCGGTGGTGAACACCTCGGCCGAGGGGGCGCTCATCTCCGGGGCGAAATACACCCTGGCGGCCCTCCTCTGCGCCCTGCTGATAGTGCCCACCCTCATCGCCAGCCTGGCCTTCGTGCGCTTCGTGGGCAGGCCGGTGGACCTCATCGTGCGCAAGATCAAGGACATCACCGAGGACAAGGCCGACCTCACCGCCAAGCTCCCCGAGGATTCGAACGACGAGATGGCGAGCCTGGCGCACTGGTTCAACCAGCTCATGTCCAGGCTGTCGCGGCTGATCGCGCTCAACCAGGCCGTGCTCGACTCCGTGCCCGACCCGCTCTTTGTCGTGGGAGAGGACATGCGGGTGATCTTGGCCAACAGGGCCACGGCCGGGTTCGCCGGGGTGGACCCGGCACAGGTGCCGGGCATGAGCTGCGGCGACATCTTCAAGACCGGCGTGTGCGGAACCGGGCATTGCCCCGTCCAGATGGCCATGGACGGACGGCAGGTGTCCGACGACACCCGCATCCAGTGCGCCAAGGGCGGCAAGCGGGTGGTGATAAAACCCTATGTGAAGGCCATATCCGACGCGGAGGGCCACCTGCTGGGCTACCTCGAGCTGGCCCAGGACATCACCGCCGTGGTGGACCGTGAGGACGCCCTGGAACAGCACCTGGGCCACCTCAAGACCGTCAACGCGGAGATCACCGCCGTGGCCGAGGAGATCACCGGCTCGCTATCGTCCATCTCGCGCCAGGTCGAGGACGTCACGTCAGGGGCGGGTCTCCAGCAGCGC encodes the following:
- a CDS encoding methyl-accepting chemotaxis protein, whose product is MGIRRKMFLPFVAATVILGAVCLWVLGRSLDGVEEKFVGQIVASKAGEVENAVENVSRMALEQAVLFSQLPGVVEAYEDALGGDINNEKDPAAQRARERIRKETAGALKGYSDNMDGRKFQLHYHLPNARSLVRLWRDKQVTRNGQKLDISDDISSFRPTVIDVNRTGKSVKGIELGEGGFAIRGVAPVKNAQGRQLGSVEVLAEFDPILKGVAASGVRMLLYMNSEFLPITAALRDPAKNPVLGGKFVQVTALGDKEAEKLVTPELLASGQKALSIERHGETALGAFPIKDYKGVQTGVMVAVVNTSAEGALISGAKYTLAALLCALLIVPTLIASLAFVRFVGRPVDLIVRKIKDITEDKADLTAKLPEDSNDEMASLAHWFNQLMSRLSRLIALNQAVLDSVPDPLFVVGEDMRVILANRATAGFAGVDPAQVPGMSCGDIFKTGVCGTGHCPVQMAMDGRQVSDDTRIQCAKGGKRVVIKPYVKAISDAEGHLLGYLELAQDITAVVDREDALEQHLGHLKTVNAEITAVAEEITGSLSSISRQVEDVTSGAGLQQRRVEETMASMNQMSSAAHDVARSAQAAANEAEEARSTAREGENAVREATEVINAVKAQTQMLMGNMTGLGQRAQDIGRILTVISDIADQTNLLALNAAIEAARAGEAGRGFAVVADEVRKLAEKTMQATGEVTQVISAIQEETSKNLGVTEKAVQTVDEATALSSRSGETLHRIVDLVSSTAGQVQTIAAAAEEQSAVSEHISKALDDVNAVSLNTARGMDESASSIAALSRLADRLKTVSNHGA